The following proteins come from a genomic window of Streptomyces sp. NBC_01716:
- a CDS encoding carbohydrate ABC transporter permease produces MARISRVLRYAALGLGALAALLPFYYMLIGALQKKRDTGLGGLLPKPGNLTLDNLTGIDDSFSLLTALTNSLIMTVGVVACTLVFGLLAGYALAILRFRGRGLVFALVLLVQAIPFQLLMIPLYVMVVRYFGLADSYAGMILPFAVNSVAVLIFRQYFLQIPREIFDAARTDGASETRILRSVAVPLVRPAILTAMLVTFIGPWNEFLWPFLVTKDQEMQPLAVSLANFSQANSTFQDNPMGAVLAGACVLAVPAVVLFLLFQRHFTSANLGSAIKG; encoded by the coding sequence ATGGCCCGCATCTCGCGCGTCCTGCGCTACGCCGCACTCGGCCTCGGCGCCCTCGCCGCGCTGCTGCCGTTCTACTACATGCTCATCGGGGCGTTGCAGAAGAAGCGCGACACCGGCCTCGGCGGCCTGCTGCCCAAGCCCGGCAACCTCACCCTGGACAACCTCACCGGCATCGACGACTCGTTCAGCCTGCTCACCGCCCTGACCAACTCCCTGATCATGACCGTCGGGGTGGTGGCCTGCACGCTGGTCTTCGGCCTGCTGGCCGGCTACGCCCTGGCGATCCTGCGTTTCCGGGGCCGCGGCCTGGTGTTCGCGCTCGTCCTGCTCGTCCAGGCGATCCCGTTCCAGCTGCTGATGATCCCGCTGTACGTGATGGTGGTGCGCTACTTCGGCCTCGCCGACAGCTACGCCGGGATGATCCTGCCGTTCGCCGTCAACTCCGTCGCCGTGCTCATCTTCCGCCAGTACTTCCTCCAGATCCCACGCGAGATCTTCGACGCGGCGCGCACGGACGGAGCGAGCGAAACGCGCATCCTGCGCTCGGTGGCGGTGCCGCTGGTGCGCCCCGCGATCCTCACCGCCATGCTGGTGACCTTCATCGGCCCGTGGAACGAGTTCCTGTGGCCGTTCCTGGTGACCAAGGACCAGGAGATGCAGCCCCTCGCGGTCAGCCTGGCGAACTTCTCCCAGGCCAACTCCACCTTCCAGGACAACCCCATGGGCGCCGTGCTCGCCGGTGCCTGCGTACTGGCGGTGCCGGCCGTCGTCCTTTTCCTGCTCTTCCAGCGCCACTTCACCTCTGCCAACCTCGGATCCGCGATCAAAGGCTAG
- a CDS encoding LacI family DNA-binding transcriptional regulator has translation MVQGQGKAAGSADGSHEAKPPPPRRGKGNRPTIGDVAALAQVSKATVSFVINDRPGVSPQARRRVTDAIDQLGWQPNAGARALSTKRSQTLGLVIRRPPELLSTDPFFPQFVAGIETGLSPLSYALVLQVVPDEETERQAYERLARDGRVDGVFLTDLRTDDPRPALVTELGIGALIVGPPQPGSPVPALGVDDGSGVRRAVGHLRSLGHRWIGHVCGQAGYVHTQARRDAWRSALADAGLPEIPPVAADFTGAAGARATHQLLDLDRPPTAIVYANDLMAIAGITAATSRRLRVPEDLSVVGFDDIPLADCIAPPLTTVRQDVLAWGRAAAQALVSLTEGGKFQPTELPPMEFVVRASTAPPRT, from the coding sequence ATGGTGCAGGGCCAGGGAAAAGCGGCCGGGTCGGCGGACGGTTCCCACGAGGCGAAGCCTCCGCCGCCACGCCGGGGCAAGGGCAACCGGCCGACGATCGGTGATGTCGCCGCGCTGGCCCAGGTCTCCAAGGCGACGGTCTCCTTCGTCATCAACGACCGCCCCGGGGTCAGCCCGCAGGCGCGCCGACGGGTCACGGACGCCATCGACCAGCTGGGCTGGCAGCCCAACGCCGGCGCCCGGGCACTCTCCACCAAGCGGTCCCAGACCCTCGGCCTGGTGATCCGCCGGCCGCCGGAACTGCTGAGCACCGACCCGTTCTTCCCCCAGTTCGTCGCCGGCATCGAGACCGGCCTCTCCCCTCTCAGCTACGCGCTGGTGCTCCAGGTCGTCCCCGACGAGGAGACCGAACGGCAGGCGTACGAGCGGCTGGCCCGGGACGGGCGGGTCGACGGCGTGTTCCTCACCGATCTGCGCACCGACGACCCACGGCCCGCACTCGTGACGGAGCTGGGCATCGGCGCACTGATCGTCGGACCGCCGCAGCCCGGCAGCCCGGTGCCGGCCCTCGGGGTCGACGACGGCAGCGGGGTGCGCCGTGCGGTCGGCCATCTGCGCTCGCTCGGCCACCGGTGGATCGGACACGTCTGCGGGCAGGCCGGATATGTGCACACCCAGGCCCGGCGCGACGCCTGGCGCAGTGCGCTGGCGGATGCCGGCCTGCCCGAAATCCCGCCGGTGGCGGCGGACTTCACCGGCGCGGCCGGAGCCCGGGCCACGCACCAGCTGCTGGACCTGGACCGGCCGCCGACCGCCATCGTGTACGCCAACGACCTGATGGCCATCGCCGGAATCACCGCCGCGACCAGCCGCAGGCTGCGGGTCCCCGAGGACCTGTCGGTGGTGGGCTTCGACGACATCCCGCTGGCCGACTGCATCGCGCCACCGCTGACGACGGTGCGCCAGGACGTGCTGGCCTGGGGGCGCGCCGCCGCGCAGGCACTGGTCTCACTCACCGAGGGAGGAAAATTCCAGCCGACCGAGCTCCCCCCGATGGAATTCGTGGTCCGCGCGAGCACCGCGCCACCACGGACGTGA
- a CDS encoding carbohydrate ABC transporter permease: MKSLRASGVRRAGRDDTRAAGDPPRAPRRRRPSTRHTPPTATHEPRVPGRRPAVPRLERRLGGSPLGLLLTAPYTAYVLVVFIVPFGVGVWMAFHDYFFTAPGVSVPHPFVGFDNFTEVLGEKNTRRAFVNLGLFMAINIPLTVVLALALASALNAATHWRGFFRVAYYVPYVTASVATLAVWLFLFNGSGAVNNALGSWAPDPSWLANKQLVMPLIAVYVTWKQLGFYILLYLAALQNVPKELHEAALTDGAGRRQAFRAVTLPAVRPVTSLVILLSIITAGQIFTEPFLLTGGGPSGASLTPALLVYQRGIEQGEPDAAAAIGLILVTGVLIIATVARRVTERD, from the coding sequence ATGAAATCACTCCGCGCCAGCGGCGTCCGCCGCGCCGGCCGCGACGACACCCGGGCCGCGGGTGATCCGCCCCGCGCCCCGCGTCGCCGCCGTCCATCGACCCGGCACACACCGCCGACCGCCACACACGAGCCCCGTGTCCCGGGCCGGCGGCCCGCCGTCCCGCGGCTTGAGCGCCGGCTGGGCGGCAGCCCGCTCGGGCTCCTGCTGACCGCGCCGTACACCGCGTACGTCCTGGTCGTGTTCATCGTCCCGTTCGGGGTCGGCGTATGGATGGCCTTCCACGACTACTTCTTCACCGCGCCCGGCGTCTCCGTGCCGCACCCGTTCGTCGGCTTCGACAACTTCACCGAGGTCCTCGGCGAAAAGAACACCCGGCGCGCGTTCGTCAACCTTGGGCTGTTCATGGCGATCAACATCCCGCTGACCGTGGTGCTGGCGCTCGCGCTGGCGTCGGCGCTGAATGCCGCGACCCACTGGCGGGGCTTCTTCAGGGTGGCGTACTACGTGCCGTACGTGACCGCCTCGGTCGCCACCCTCGCCGTCTGGCTGTTTCTGTTCAACGGCTCCGGCGCCGTCAACAACGCGCTCGGCTCCTGGGCCCCGGACCCGTCCTGGCTGGCGAACAAACAGCTGGTGATGCCGCTCATCGCCGTCTACGTCACCTGGAAGCAGCTCGGTTTCTACATCCTGCTCTACCTCGCCGCGCTGCAGAACGTGCCGAAGGAACTGCACGAGGCGGCACTGACCGACGGCGCCGGGCGCCGGCAGGCGTTCCGGGCCGTCACCCTGCCGGCCGTCCGCCCCGTCACCTCGCTCGTCATCCTGCTGTCGATCATCACCGCGGGACAGATCTTCACCGAGCCGTTCCTGCTCACCGGCGGCGGCCCGAGCGGCGCCTCGCTCACCCCCGCGCTGCTGGTCTACCAGCGGGGCATCGAGCAGGGCGAGCCGGATGCCGCGGCCGCCATCGGGCTGATCCTCGTCACCGGCGTGCTCATCATCGCGACCGTGGCCCGGCGCGTCACGGAGAGGGACTGA
- a CDS encoding nuclease-related domain-containing protein, with amino-acid sequence MTAGNSASARAAAMRAAARKGWWRRVLAWIGIGGRAARRTDARAALWSHGAAGEEQTARLLVELQARGWVVWHDLMLWGRRFNLDHILISPCGTVVVVLDTKAWRRTWTTGLVYGRVHCGPDDRHSQIEKVASYAQAVAAVAGLHPAVVRPLIVVHGSPVAGGFLEAMTPHGPVHVLSPGFLVPTLLKAPGVPDAWRARALAEQVERVLAPFAGRG; translated from the coding sequence ATGACTGCGGGGAACTCGGCTTCGGCGCGCGCCGCGGCAATGCGGGCGGCAGCCCGGAAGGGCTGGTGGCGGCGTGTCCTGGCCTGGATAGGTATCGGAGGGCGTGCGGCGCGGCGCACGGACGCGAGAGCGGCGTTGTGGTCGCACGGTGCCGCGGGGGAGGAGCAGACCGCTCGATTACTTGTCGAGCTCCAGGCGCGGGGGTGGGTGGTGTGGCACGACCTGATGTTGTGGGGGCGCCGGTTCAACCTGGACCACATCCTCATAAGCCCGTGCGGGACGGTGGTGGTCGTCCTGGACACGAAGGCGTGGCGCCGCACCTGGACCACGGGGCTTGTGTACGGGCGGGTGCACTGCGGGCCGGACGACCGGCACAGCCAGATCGAGAAGGTCGCCTCGTACGCGCAGGCGGTCGCCGCGGTAGCCGGTTTGCACCCGGCGGTGGTACGCCCGCTGATCGTGGTGCACGGCTCCCCGGTCGCCGGCGGGTTCCTGGAAGCGATGACGCCTCACGGACCCGTGCACGTCCTCAGCCCCGGTTTTCTGGTGCCGACGCTGCTCAAAGCCCCCGGAGTGCCGGACGCCTGGCGTGCTCGGGCGTTGGCCGAGCAGGTGGAGCGGGTGCTGGCCCCTTTTGCGGGCCGGGGGTAG
- a CDS encoding RHS repeat-associated core domain-containing protein yields MSADHNGTGNLQIDSATQAVTRRHTQPFGEQRGQNPAAWSGEKGFVGGTQDPTGLTHLGARHYDTATGRFISVDPVADFKDPQQINGYAYSSNNPVTFADPDGKFWLSLVKIVRAVVRAVTAVVHAINRSRARPPVNRRIGISPIGTSGWLGPPLGIKPWNATVNFGYAGEPSDPQAQGGFLDFLGGIGHNIVAGAEAVTNVTPYCWIEDCSGATKKYDDFVTRKGLDSDAKAWDSGDTVAEVAGLFSSVGAIRSLAKKLLKGGSAKAGERGAKKTAKEGAGSSTRGAIIPEGNTTTSSAR; encoded by the coding sequence ATGAGCGCCGACCACAACGGCACCGGAAACCTTCAAATAGATTCCGCAACGCAAGCAGTAACACGTCGTCACACCCAGCCCTTCGGCGAACAACGCGGACAGAACCCAGCGGCCTGGTCGGGCGAGAAGGGCTTCGTCGGCGGAACTCAGGACCCCACTGGCCTCACGCACCTGGGCGCCAGGCACTACGACACCGCCACCGGCCGCTTCATCAGCGTCGACCCCGTCGCCGACTTCAAAGACCCGCAACAGATAAACGGCTACGCTTACAGCAGCAACAACCCCGTCACGTTCGCCGACCCCGACGGAAAGTTCTGGCTCTCGCTCGTCAAAATCGTCCGAGCGGTCGTCCGAGCGGTCACCGCAGTGGTTCACGCCATCAACCGGTCAAGGGCCAGACCCCCGGTGAACCGGCGCATCGGCATCTCCCCGATAGGGACCTCAGGATGGCTCGGCCCGCCCCTGGGTATCAAGCCATGGAATGCCACCGTCAACTTCGGCTACGCCGGTGAACCGAGCGACCCACAGGCACAGGGCGGCTTCCTGGATTTCCTCGGCGGCATCGGTCACAACATAGTCGCGGGCGCGGAAGCAGTCACCAACGTGACGCCTTACTGCTGGATCGAAGATTGCAGCGGAGCAACAAAAAAATACGATGACTTCGTCACCAGAAAGGGCCTCGACAGCGATGCCAAGGCGTGGGATTCCGGCGACACAGTCGCGGAAGTAGCGGGCCTGTTCTCTTCTGTGGGGGCGATTCGCTCTCTCGCGAAGAAGCTGTTGAAGGGAGGCTCCGCAAAGGCGGGAGAAAGAGGAGCGAAGAAGACTGCCAAGGAAGGAGCCGGATCATCCACTCGTGGCGCGATTATACCCGAGGGAAATACGACTACCTCTTCGGCAAGGTGA
- a CDS encoding polysaccharide lyase family 8 super-sandwich domain-containing protein, with the protein MTENGVAPLPDRRRVILGGLGLAAGVAGLTLSVPTLARAAEASGSQALTDDIQLIVERLRQRFLAQGDQVRIANGIFLARTSEALAHAESLRADGSWPNVDYADTTSSANGRVWSPYHALYRMIAMAHAYRDPDAAGYGKPELIEALNRALLHWDSVKPTSTNWWEVEIGKSMAMGRVSIFVGDELSAEAREVTYAHNTGRLDPAGANGSWRTENYLYEAVAKRATADIEQGYATMSQTIAVERSGKVAEAVQVDSSFWAHGAQLYSEGYGMALFTIVAAWADVARGTSFAFSPDDIDAVAFYILDGTRWLIRGEIGMMYLGYRPPNTIDGITSYAADFLEPLDRMVRADEGNSAAYKELADNIRGKTRGNGITGHKYFWRSEFSSHLRDRYGILTRLNSPRMVGVEYRSTLRPEVGNEIDWNAQGVTSIQVTNREYDDLVPAFDWFHYPGVTAPYVKVTSQSGKRNAGSFTGGVSDGRYGADVYTLDRASTTGRKSYFYFDDEMVALGAGISSTSAHAIHTTVNQGAARSNASVGGRAVRPGTDSAATGASWAYNDEIGYVFPNGGPLKVSNKEQTGSWIDRDPVKRNAFTLFFDHGITPDDAEYAYVVLPGATPAKVRSYAAGPAVRILRNDEQVQAVRHPRLRLTMAVFHAAGSLDLGPGRALRVDRPAIVMLREDGRSAVVSVANPDQPGLTVSVVLAAPGRTRRAGFALGTGPDLGKTVTQPLR; encoded by the coding sequence ATGACCGAAAACGGAGTCGCACCCCTGCCCGATCGACGTCGAGTCATCCTCGGGGGCCTCGGCCTCGCCGCCGGTGTCGCCGGACTGACGCTGTCAGTGCCGACTCTCGCCCGGGCCGCCGAGGCCAGTGGGAGTCAAGCCCTGACGGATGACATCCAGCTCATCGTTGAACGCCTGCGGCAGCGGTTTCTGGCGCAGGGTGACCAGGTGAGGATCGCCAACGGCATCTTCCTCGCCCGTACGTCCGAGGCCCTGGCCCATGCCGAGTCCCTGCGTGCCGACGGCTCGTGGCCCAATGTGGACTACGCCGACACCACCAGTTCCGCCAACGGCCGGGTCTGGTCGCCGTATCACGCGCTGTACCGCATGATCGCGATGGCCCACGCCTACCGCGATCCGGACGCCGCGGGCTACGGCAAGCCGGAGCTGATCGAGGCCCTGAACCGCGCACTGCTCCACTGGGACAGCGTCAAACCCACCAGTACGAACTGGTGGGAAGTCGAGATCGGCAAGTCCATGGCCATGGGCCGGGTGTCGATCTTCGTGGGCGACGAACTCAGCGCCGAGGCACGGGAGGTGACCTACGCGCACAACACCGGCCGGCTGGACCCGGCCGGGGCGAACGGCTCCTGGAGGACCGAGAACTACCTGTACGAGGCCGTCGCGAAGCGCGCGACCGCCGACATCGAGCAGGGTTACGCCACCATGTCGCAGACGATCGCCGTCGAGCGCAGCGGCAAGGTCGCCGAGGCCGTGCAGGTCGACTCGTCCTTCTGGGCGCACGGGGCGCAGCTCTACAGCGAGGGCTACGGCATGGCCCTGTTCACCATCGTCGCGGCCTGGGCCGATGTGGCGCGCGGCACCAGCTTCGCCTTCTCCCCGGACGACATCGACGCCGTCGCCTTCTACATCCTCGACGGGACCCGCTGGCTGATCCGCGGGGAGATCGGGATGATGTACCTCGGGTACCGTCCCCCCAACACCATCGACGGCATTACGAGTTACGCCGCCGACTTCCTGGAGCCGCTCGACCGGATGGTGCGCGCCGACGAGGGCAACTCGGCGGCGTACAAGGAACTGGCCGACAACATCCGCGGGAAGACCCGCGGGAACGGCATCACCGGGCACAAGTACTTCTGGCGCTCGGAGTTCTCCTCACACCTGCGCGACCGGTACGGAATCCTCACCAGGCTCAACTCCCCGCGCATGGTGGGCGTTGAGTACCGCTCCACCTTGCGGCCCGAAGTCGGCAACGAGATCGACTGGAACGCGCAGGGAGTCACCTCGATCCAGGTCACGAACCGGGAGTACGACGACCTCGTCCCCGCCTTCGACTGGTTCCATTACCCGGGTGTCACCGCGCCGTACGTCAAGGTGACGTCGCAGTCCGGAAAACGCAACGCCGGCAGCTTCACCGGCGGCGTCTCCGACGGGCGCTACGGCGCCGATGTCTACACCCTCGACCGGGCCTCGACCACCGGACGCAAGAGCTACTTCTACTTCGACGACGAGATGGTCGCGCTCGGCGCTGGCATCAGCTCCACCTCGGCGCACGCGATCCACACGACCGTCAACCAGGGCGCGGCCCGGTCCAATGCCTCCGTGGGCGGCAGGGCCGTGCGCCCGGGGACCGATTCCGCGGCCACCGGGGCCTCGTGGGCGTACAACGACGAGATCGGCTATGTCTTCCCCAACGGCGGGCCGCTGAAGGTCTCGAACAAGGAACAGACCGGGAGCTGGATCGACCGTGACCCGGTGAAGCGCAATGCCTTCACCCTCTTCTTCGACCACGGCATCACCCCGGACGACGCCGAGTACGCCTACGTTGTCCTGCCCGGCGCGACACCCGCGAAGGTCCGCTCCTACGCGGCCGGGCCCGCCGTCAGGATCCTGCGCAACGACGAGCAGGTCCAGGCGGTCCGCCACCCGCGGCTGCGGCTGACGATGGCGGTCTTCCATGCCGCGGGCTCCCTCGACCTGGGACCGGGTCGCGCGCTGCGTGTCGATCGGCCGGCCATCGTCATGCTCAGGGAGGACGGCCGCTCCGCCGTGGTGAGCGTCGCCAACCCCGACCAGCCCGGTCTGACGGTCTCCGTCGTCCTCGCGGCACCCGGCCGGACCCGCCGCGCCGGCTTCGCGCTGGGCACCGGCCCGGACCTCGGCAAGACGGTGACGCAGCCTCTCAGGTGA
- a CDS encoding glycoside hydrolase family 130 protein: MTQRNTETALPYALNRVGVLMDADPTDPLEAEGVLNPATAWGPDGELYLYPRMVAAGNVSRIGRARVVIEDGVPVGVERQGVVLSPDEGFERGAQNAGVEDPRITFVSDLGVHVMTYVAYGPLGPRPALAVSTDTINWRRLGPLHFTYQPHLATDLNFFPNKDLVFFPETVPGPDGRPSFAMLHRPMWDLDWLRAGEGAPIPAGVDDGRPSIWIAYVDAEAARCDLSALTSLRHSAPVAGPEMPFEVAKIGAGPPPLRVPEGWLLIHHGVTGPVAKGFELSHGAVYRAGGMLLDPADPARVLARSQEPWLSPETREETTGTLGNVVFPTAVERIAGTVYVFYGMADSAIGVAALERTAD; the protein is encoded by the coding sequence ATGACCCAGCGCAACACCGAAACCGCGCTCCCGTATGCCCTGAACCGGGTGGGCGTGCTCATGGACGCCGACCCCACCGACCCCCTGGAGGCGGAGGGCGTCCTCAATCCGGCCACCGCTTGGGGACCCGACGGCGAGCTGTACCTCTACCCCCGCATGGTCGCGGCCGGCAACGTCTCGCGCATCGGCCGCGCCCGCGTCGTGATCGAAGACGGTGTACCGGTCGGCGTCGAGCGCCAAGGCGTGGTGCTGTCCCCGGACGAGGGCTTCGAGCGGGGCGCGCAGAACGCCGGCGTGGAAGACCCCCGTATCACCTTCGTCTCCGACCTCGGCGTGCATGTCATGACCTACGTCGCCTACGGTCCGCTCGGCCCGCGGCCCGCGTTGGCCGTCTCCACGGACACGATCAACTGGCGCCGTCTGGGCCCGCTGCACTTCACGTATCAGCCGCACCTGGCAACGGACTTGAACTTCTTCCCCAACAAGGACCTCGTCTTCTTCCCCGAGACCGTTCCCGGCCCCGACGGCCGCCCGAGCTTCGCGATGCTGCACCGGCCGATGTGGGATCTGGACTGGCTGCGCGCCGGCGAGGGCGCCCCGATCCCGGCCGGGGTCGACGACGGCCGCCCGTCGATCTGGATCGCGTACGTGGACGCCGAGGCGGCCCGCTGTGATCTCTCCGCTCTGACCTCGCTTCGGCACTCCGCTCCGGTCGCCGGCCCGGAGATGCCGTTCGAGGTCGCGAAGATCGGCGCGGGCCCGCCGCCGCTGCGGGTGCCGGAGGGCTGGCTGCTCATCCACCACGGGGTGACCGGCCCGGTCGCGAAGGGCTTCGAGCTCAGCCATGGCGCCGTCTACCGGGCCGGGGGCATGCTGCTGGACCCGGCAGACCCGGCGCGGGTGCTGGCGCGTTCACAGGAGCCGTGGCTGTCTCCGGAGACCCGTGAGGAGACCACAGGAACGCTCGGCAACGTTGTCTTCCCGACGGCCGTCGAACGAATCGCGGGGACCGTGTATGTGTTCTACGGGATGGCGGACAGCGCGATCGGCGTGGCCGCTCTGGAGCGGACCGCGGACTGA
- a CDS encoding extracellular solute-binding protein, whose product MRRFPRISVLATTAAVVLPLSACGSGDAGGGGKPTSGPIDIWYSTNEQEQAWAKATVADWNAEHPEEKVTAKAVPSGKSTEDVLGAAITAGNTPCLVYNTGPAAVAAFQKQGGLVNLSDTFGDAESFIKERSGGAADGFRSPDGKLYQVPWKTNPFMLYYNKDVFKKAGLDAENPKLGTYDDVLAAAKKIKSGKAAKFALYPPATSDYTNALFDFYPLYLANSGGTQLVKDKKATFTSEAGQQTLGFWQRMYADGYSSPEAFSGDMWAGPFAEGVAAMGIAGPWGKGQFDGKVKYGVVPLPTAAGIPAGETSTFADSKNVGLFTSCENKQTAWEFTKFSMNKKNDVALLEKTGQFPTRGDVTAVAGGYLQDNPFYQPFADAVPRAVDVPNIAGSTEVWKTFRTAWEDAVLPGKGDVKSTFDKAAQQIDDQTTG is encoded by the coding sequence ATGAGGCGTTTTCCGCGCATATCGGTGCTGGCCACCACCGCGGCGGTCGTCCTGCCGTTGTCCGCCTGCGGTTCGGGCGACGCCGGCGGCGGCGGCAAGCCGACCTCGGGACCGATCGACATCTGGTACTCGACGAACGAGCAGGAGCAAGCCTGGGCCAAGGCGACAGTGGCCGACTGGAACGCCGAGCACCCCGAGGAGAAAGTCACCGCCAAGGCGGTGCCGTCGGGCAAGTCCACCGAAGACGTCCTCGGGGCCGCGATCACCGCTGGCAACACCCCGTGCCTCGTCTACAACACCGGTCCGGCGGCGGTCGCGGCATTCCAGAAGCAGGGCGGCTTGGTCAATCTCTCGGACACCTTCGGCGATGCCGAGTCCTTCATCAAGGAGCGCTCCGGCGGCGCCGCGGACGGCTTCCGTTCCCCGGACGGCAAGTTGTATCAAGTGCCGTGGAAAACCAACCCGTTCATGCTCTATTACAACAAGGACGTCTTCAAGAAGGCCGGCCTGGACGCCGAGAACCCGAAGCTGGGCACGTACGACGATGTGCTCGCCGCGGCCAAGAAGATCAAGAGCGGCAAGGCGGCGAAATTCGCCCTGTACCCCCCGGCGACCAGCGACTACACCAACGCGCTGTTCGACTTCTACCCGCTGTATCTGGCCAACTCCGGCGGCACGCAGCTCGTGAAGGACAAGAAGGCCACCTTCACTTCCGAGGCCGGACAGCAGACCCTCGGCTTCTGGCAGCGGATGTATGCCGACGGTTACTCCTCCCCGGAGGCGTTCAGCGGTGACATGTGGGCGGGCCCGTTCGCCGAGGGCGTGGCCGCCATGGGCATCGCCGGGCCGTGGGGCAAGGGGCAGTTCGACGGCAAGGTGAAGTACGGCGTGGTGCCGCTGCCAACGGCCGCCGGAATACCCGCCGGTGAGACCTCGACGTTCGCGGACTCCAAGAATGTCGGTCTGTTCACCTCGTGCGAGAACAAGCAGACCGCCTGGGAGTTCACCAAGTTCTCGATGAACAAGAAGAACGACGTGGCACTGCTGGAAAAGACGGGGCAGTTCCCCACCCGCGGTGACGTGACCGCTGTCGCCGGCGGTTATCTCCAGGACAACCCCTTCTACCAGCCCTTCGCCGACGCGGTCCCCCGGGCGGTGGACGTGCCGAACATCGCCGGCTCGACCGAGGTGTGGAAGACCTTCCGCACGGCCTGGGAGGACGCGGTGCTGCCCGGGAAGGGCGATGTGAAGTCGACCTTCGACAAGGCCGCGCAGCAGATCGACGACCAGACCACCGGCTGA
- a CDS encoding MFS transporter → MGRRFHALASAYAVSTYGNYLNLIALSLFSYEVTGTAFGVGAVMALRLFAGFVAGLAAAALSAQVGRRAVMICADVAQGATMAVMAFYASRTPLWLLAGVVVVLGAGNTFFTVSLRSAIPVMVGQEARTRANGLLVMARSLGTVLGFASAAPVIGFGGFAVAFAVNGASFLVSAAALLVLRPRTDDEKRNEEKHVPADLDARGEAESSPGEFRDAPVWRVAAGLPPLLLGMLLLRGVDALASSSHNVALPVVAHATHPAEPAVVMTRFWAAWAVGTVLAHLVLRRRQGEGAWGERAFALGTCAMALSFVTAFLGLPALALVVVAMAAGFADGWTEIVYISRLQAVPDRQRSRLFGLSAITEQSGFAVGTVLAAAALEALPALAVVGAFHGAAVCGALVLLLCTAGRADEARSQPSTNEDERRDTHGTRTGASIQPGPRAGPHRG, encoded by the coding sequence GTGGGACGTCGCTTTCATGCGCTTGCGTCCGCGTATGCCGTATCCACTTACGGCAATTACCTGAATCTGATCGCGCTGAGCCTGTTCTCCTACGAGGTCACGGGTACGGCGTTCGGTGTCGGTGCTGTGATGGCTCTGCGGCTCTTCGCCGGATTCGTGGCTGGTCTCGCCGCCGCGGCACTGTCGGCCCAGGTTGGCCGACGGGCCGTGATGATCTGTGCCGATGTCGCCCAGGGCGCCACCATGGCCGTCATGGCGTTCTACGCCTCGCGTACACCTCTGTGGCTGCTTGCGGGGGTGGTCGTTGTCCTGGGCGCGGGGAACACGTTCTTCACCGTCTCCCTGCGCAGTGCGATACCCGTCATGGTCGGTCAGGAAGCCCGTACCCGGGCCAACGGACTATTGGTGATGGCGCGGTCCCTGGGCACGGTGCTCGGGTTCGCCTCGGCGGCCCCCGTGATCGGGTTCGGCGGCTTCGCCGTCGCGTTCGCGGTCAACGGCGCCAGTTTCCTGGTATCTGCCGCGGCACTGCTGGTACTGCGACCGCGCACCGACGACGAGAAGAGGAACGAGGAGAAGCACGTACCGGCGGATCTTGATGCCCGCGGGGAGGCCGAGTCCTCGCCCGGGGAGTTCCGCGACGCACCTGTGTGGCGCGTGGCGGCGGGGTTGCCGCCTCTTCTGCTTGGCATGCTCCTCCTCAGAGGGGTCGACGCCCTGGCGTCCTCCTCGCACAACGTCGCGCTGCCCGTCGTCGCGCACGCGACCCACCCGGCGGAGCCCGCGGTGGTCATGACCCGGTTCTGGGCCGCGTGGGCGGTGGGTACCGTCCTCGCTCACCTGGTGCTGAGGCGTAGACAGGGCGAAGGAGCGTGGGGTGAGCGGGCGTTCGCCCTCGGCACCTGCGCGATGGCGCTCTCGTTCGTGACAGCGTTCCTGGGGCTGCCCGCGTTGGCGTTGGTCGTGGTGGCCATGGCGGCGGGGTTCGCGGACGGCTGGACCGAGATCGTCTACATCTCGCGCCTGCAAGCCGTCCCCGATCGGCAGCGCAGCCGACTTTTCGGACTGTCGGCGATAACGGAGCAATCAGGGTTCGCCGTGGGGACAGTGCTGGCGGCGGCGGCTCTTGAGGCGCTGCCCGCGCTGGCCGTCGTGGGCGCCTTCCACGGTGCGGCCGTCTGCGGGGCACTGGTTCTGCTGTTGTGCACCGCCGGCCGGGCGGACGAGGCCCGGTCACAACCATCCACGAATGAAGATGAGAGAAGGGACACGCATGGAACGCGTACGGGGGCAAGCATTCAGCCGGGGCCCCGAGCCGGACCGCACCGAGGATGA